A DNA window from Paenibacillus andongensis contains the following coding sequences:
- a CDS encoding methyl-accepting chemotaxis protein, whose translation MKLKSIQSKFMLLLVPLIVVTLFGIVAFAYVESKGLINNEIGLKMQQQLESVSSSINGKLVAHRKVGEVLARTVEFAPNQLTLDNYNKILSNDLSTSEDTFGLGIFFEPFKYNAKTKYFSTYAFREGDKINLTQDYNAADYDYPHWDWYKVAQDTKQAFAYSDPYYDEPTKVTMVTASVPIYDQKKQFLAVVTGDFNLAHLQKLVEETKVGRTGWAFMVDAKGNYLALPDKSKVMKVSMDKDPNPSISALAPTLLSQPRGQSTITDDKGINRIYYQKVPETGWTIALVMPEKELLEPVNKLVVSLGIGGLIALVIMVLVIILFSRYLINQIRKAKVMASRIAEGDLTQHMEVKTSDELGQMGHSFNEMIQRLRTMLGSISMHTHTVASMSEQLSASAEETSRATEQIADSIQQVASSADEQSHMNDTSKKTVTDIAKRLVSIVDGVKKVNVSTEKTAETAEKGNRAVGEVTEQMKLIHRNMEQSSMIVDELSGKSLQIGEMITLITSLSSQTNLLALNASIEAARAGEHGKGFAVVATEVRKLAEQSATAADRIRSLIGDIQSEINSAVESMNKGTQAVNDGTLMSESAKAAFLAILQAVEDVFGHVKEVSQSAVFIQSDSKHMVEVVEHICAISSKSLESTHSIAAAAEQQLASMEEVSAASQSLSKMADELQEVVKVFKV comes from the coding sequence ATGAAGCTAAAAAGTATTCAAAGTAAATTTATGCTGCTGCTTGTTCCTCTTATTGTTGTTACTCTGTTTGGCATCGTCGCGTTCGCATACGTTGAGAGCAAAGGGTTGATTAATAACGAGATTGGGCTCAAGATGCAGCAGCAGCTCGAAAGTGTGTCAAGCAGCATTAATGGAAAGCTAGTAGCGCATCGCAAAGTGGGAGAAGTGCTGGCCAGAACGGTCGAGTTTGCACCTAACCAGCTGACTTTGGACAACTATAACAAAATACTAAGTAATGATTTGAGCACAAGTGAAGATACATTTGGCCTTGGAATTTTCTTTGAACCGTTCAAGTACAATGCCAAAACGAAATATTTTTCGACTTACGCGTTCCGAGAAGGGGACAAAATTAACTTAACACAAGACTATAACGCAGCTGATTACGATTATCCGCACTGGGATTGGTACAAGGTGGCTCAGGACACGAAGCAAGCATTTGCGTATTCCGATCCTTACTATGATGAACCAACGAAAGTAACCATGGTGACGGCAAGCGTGCCCATCTATGATCAAAAAAAGCAGTTTCTCGCGGTAGTCACCGGTGATTTTAACCTTGCTCACTTGCAAAAGCTTGTTGAAGAAACGAAAGTAGGCCGCACAGGCTGGGCGTTCATGGTTGATGCCAAAGGGAACTATCTAGCTTTGCCGGATAAGTCCAAGGTGATGAAGGTCAGCATGGATAAGGACCCGAACCCGTCGATAAGTGCGCTGGCGCCAACGCTGCTTTCACAGCCAAGGGGCCAGTCCACCATCACAGATGACAAGGGAATTAATCGTATTTATTATCAAAAAGTACCGGAAACCGGCTGGACCATTGCGCTCGTTATGCCAGAGAAAGAGCTGCTAGAGCCGGTGAATAAGCTTGTCGTTTCTTTGGGTATAGGCGGCCTGATCGCGCTGGTCATCATGGTGCTTGTGATTATTTTATTCAGTCGATATCTGATTAACCAAATACGAAAAGCCAAAGTGATGGCAAGCCGCATCGCGGAAGGTGATTTAACGCAGCATATGGAAGTAAAAACGAGTGACGAATTAGGGCAGATGGGGCATTCTTTCAATGAAATGATTCAGAGGCTTCGTACGATGCTTGGATCTATTTCGATGCACACGCACACCGTTGCTTCTATGTCCGAGCAGTTATCGGCAAGCGCAGAGGAAACTTCGAGAGCGACGGAGCAGATTGCAGATTCCATCCAGCAAGTTGCTTCAAGCGCCGATGAGCAAAGTCACATGAATGATACGTCGAAAAAGACAGTAACCGACATTGCCAAGCGGCTTGTATCGATTGTTGACGGCGTTAAGAAGGTAAATGTTTCGACAGAAAAAACAGCCGAGACAGCTGAAAAAGGGAACAGGGCCGTAGGCGAGGTAACGGAGCAAATGAAGCTCATTCATCGCAACATGGAGCAATCGTCCATGATTGTAGATGAGCTGAGCGGGAAATCGCTGCAAATCGGGGAAATGATCACGTTGATTACCTCTTTATCCAGTCAGACGAACTTGTTAGCACTCAATGCCTCGATTGAAGCAGCGCGAGCTGGCGAGCACGGTAAGGGATTCGCCGTCGTTGCGACTGAAGTTCGCAAGCTGGCTGAACAATCCGCGACAGCAGCGGACCGTATTCGGAGCTTAATCGGTGACATCCAATCGGAGATTAACAGCGCAGTAGAATCCATGAATAAAGGTACCCAAGCGGTCAATGATGGAACGTTAATGAGCGAAAGCGCGAAGGCGGCATTTCTGGCTATTCTCCAAGCGGTGGAGGATGTTTTTGGACATGTGAAAGAAGTCTCGCAATCGGCTGTCTTCATTCAATCCGACTCGAAACATATGGTTGAGGTTGTCGAGCACATTTGTGCCATTTCCAGTAAATCGCTAGAGAGCACACACAGCATAGCCGCAGCAGCTGAGCAGCAGCTTGCTTCCATGGAAGAAGTTAGCGCAGCTTCCCAATCGTTGTCCAAAATGGCTGACGAGCTCCAAGAGGTCGTGAAAGTATTTAAGGTATAA
- a CDS encoding N-acetylmuramoyl-L-alanine amidase family protein, producing the protein MKVAKNWKPWMAFMRVAVRIVCVLVAAGCTSQVLDRPAIQQESPIGNKETPAVTSSVTMQPAAESSSAEEPLQESATKPRTEPAASKTAAKPHQGKLVMLDPGHQRYGNNAPESVGPDTRETKPKVSSGTVGVRTKKPEYVLNLEISLLIKDELLRRGIEVAMTRESHEVDISNKQRADLANEAGAALAVRIHADGDSSPKTKGFSVLYPSASTAAVKPIAAESHEAAGFILDHLKAATDTAGRGLSARSDLSGFNWSKVPVVLVELGFMTNPEEDELMSEAEYQKKLAQGIADGIEQFLKSR; encoded by the coding sequence GTGAAGGTAGCAAAAAACTGGAAGCCGTGGATGGCTTTCATGCGTGTTGCCGTAAGGATAGTCTGTGTACTGGTCGCGGCTGGTTGTACGTCGCAAGTATTGGATAGACCGGCTATACAGCAGGAATCGCCGATCGGAAACAAGGAAACGCCTGCGGTTACGAGTAGCGTGACTATGCAGCCGGCAGCGGAAAGTTCATCTGCTGAGGAACCGTTGCAAGAGTCTGCAACAAAGCCTAGAACAGAGCCCGCGGCTTCCAAAACCGCTGCCAAACCACACCAAGGGAAGCTCGTCATGCTGGATCCCGGGCATCAGCGTTATGGGAATAATGCTCCAGAGTCGGTAGGCCCGGATACGCGGGAAACCAAGCCAAAGGTCAGCTCCGGCACGGTCGGCGTACGGACGAAAAAACCGGAATATGTTCTCAATCTAGAGATATCCCTGTTGATCAAGGACGAGCTGCTCCGCCGCGGCATAGAGGTTGCGATGACCCGCGAGTCGCATGAGGTCGATATCAGCAACAAGCAGCGCGCGGATCTGGCGAACGAAGCAGGAGCAGCGCTGGCTGTGCGCATTCATGCGGATGGCGATAGTTCACCGAAAACCAAAGGGTTTTCGGTGCTGTATCCGTCGGCTTCCACAGCAGCGGTGAAGCCCATCGCAGCAGAAAGCCATGAAGCAGCTGGCTTTATTCTAGATCATCTGAAGGCAGCTACTGACACAGCTGGAAGAGGACTGTCAGCACGCAGTGACTTATCAGGCTTCAATTGGTCCAAAGTGCCTGTTGTGCTGGTCGAGCTTGGCTTCATGACCAATCCGGAAGAAGATGAGCTGATGTCCGAAGCGGAATATCAGAAGAAGCTAGCCCAAGGTATCGCAGACGGGATTGAGCAGTTTTTGAAAAGCCGATGA
- a CDS encoding DODA-type extradiol aromatic ring-opening family dioxygenase has protein sequence MLPSFFIAHGAPSLAIEQHAYTEFLQKLAKSIPAPKAIVLFSAHWESPVQKISSAIHLETIYDFSGFSEQLYDIKYPAKGDLTLSLRIQRLFQEEGIRCELDDERGLDHGAWAPLHIMYPDAQIPVVALSVNPRLTAEEHYRIGAALGPLREEDVLILGSGGTVHNLRRLDRNNPVPQVWAVEFDEWLAEQLETWNLDALVRYDERAPNAREAVPTPEHFVPLLLALGAADTTRRAKMLHHSFQMGTLSLCCWMFGGMRRS, from the coding sequence ATGCTGCCATCTTTTTTCATTGCCCATGGAGCACCGAGTTTGGCGATCGAGCAGCATGCTTATACCGAGTTTTTGCAGAAGCTGGCCAAGAGCATTCCTGCGCCCAAAGCCATCGTGCTGTTCAGCGCACATTGGGAAAGTCCCGTGCAGAAGATTAGCTCGGCGATTCATCTGGAAACGATCTATGATTTCTCAGGCTTTTCAGAACAGCTTTATGACATTAAGTACCCAGCTAAAGGGGATTTGACGCTAAGCTTGCGTATACAGCGGTTGTTTCAGGAAGAGGGCATTCGTTGTGAGCTCGATGATGAGCGAGGCTTGGATCACGGGGCGTGGGCACCGCTGCATATTATGTATCCAGATGCGCAGATACCGGTGGTTGCGCTCTCTGTGAATCCGCGTCTGACGGCGGAAGAGCATTATCGCATCGGTGCGGCATTAGGCCCCTTGCGGGAAGAGGATGTTCTTATCCTCGGCAGTGGAGGGACGGTCCACAACTTGCGCAGACTGGATCGCAATAACCCTGTGCCGCAGGTATGGGCGGTGGAATTCGATGAGTGGTTGGCGGAGCAGCTGGAGACGTGGAATTTAGATGCGCTCGTACGATATGACGAAAGAGCGCCTAACGCGCGTGAGGCGGTTCCGACGCCGGAGCATTTTGTGCCCTTGCTGCTTGCACTAGGTGCGGCAGACACCACACGCAGGGCGAAGATGCTGCATCATAGTTTTCAGATGGGCACGCTGAGTTTGTGCTGTTGGATGTTTGGCGGGATGAGGAGGTCGTAG
- a CDS encoding thiol-disulfide oxidoreductase DCC family protein — protein MTKLTDDHAIVLFDGVCNLCSGAVQFILRNDPKGIFRFASLQSDRGQKLLEQHNLPTDIISTIVLIEGGRSYTRSTAALRIARRLRGAWPLAYAAIIIPAPLRNLGYTFVARNRYRWFGKAEHCMLPKPEFKARFLD, from the coding sequence ATGACCAAGCTCACCGATGACCATGCCATCGTATTGTTCGACGGGGTCTGCAATCTGTGCAGCGGTGCTGTTCAGTTCATCCTGCGGAACGACCCGAAGGGGATTTTCCGCTTCGCTTCCTTACAATCGGATCGCGGCCAAAAGCTGCTCGAGCAGCATAACCTGCCTACCGATATCATCAGCACGATCGTCCTGATCGAAGGCGGCCGCTCTTATACCCGTTCGACCGCTGCGCTGCGCATTGCCCGGCGTTTGCGTGGCGCTTGGCCCCTAGCGTATGCGGCCATCATCATTCCCGCTCCGCTGAGGAATCTGGGCTATACATTCGTGGCGCGCAACCGCTATCGCTGGTTCGGCAAAGCCGAGCACTGCATGCTGCCGAAGCCTGAGTTCAAGGCGCGATTCCTGGATTAG
- a CDS encoding DUF3048 domain-containing protein: protein MVENAPQARPQTGLDQADIVYEILAEGEITRFVSVFQSQAAKTIGPVRSIRPYFVEIGDALDAVIVHAGWSQEAMDMMAGRKLAHLDEVYGDGAYYWRATDRKAPHNLYTSVDKMKQGAEARKFRSEWNGPLLTFAKEGQSKLTGAAVNYIQIPYIQGYFVSYEYSAVEGVYKRSMEGKPHLDRETGKQLQTTNLLVLESKHKIVDKEGRREVDVFGPGKGLILQEGKSQQITWERKNGMLRAYAEGGKEVPLLPGNTWVQIVPEGTALKME from the coding sequence ATGGTCGAAAATGCCCCGCAAGCCAGGCCCCAAACCGGCCTAGATCAAGCGGACATCGTCTATGAGATTCTCGCAGAGGGCGAGATTACGAGATTCGTCTCGGTATTCCAGAGCCAAGCAGCGAAGACCATTGGTCCCGTGCGCAGCATACGCCCTTATTTCGTGGAGATCGGCGACGCGCTCGATGCGGTTATCGTCCATGCCGGCTGGAGCCAGGAAGCGATGGATATGATGGCAGGCCGCAAGCTGGCCCATCTCGATGAAGTGTACGGCGATGGCGCCTACTACTGGCGCGCGACCGATCGTAAGGCACCGCACAACCTCTATACCTCTGTGGATAAAATGAAGCAGGGCGCCGAGGCGCGCAAATTCCGCTCCGAATGGAACGGACCGCTGCTCACTTTTGCCAAGGAGGGTCAAAGTAAACTTACGGGCGCAGCCGTGAATTATATTCAAATTCCTTATATTCAAGGGTATTTCGTTTCCTATGAATACAGTGCCGTTGAAGGTGTATACAAGCGCAGCATGGAGGGCAAGCCGCATCTCGACAGGGAGACGGGCAAACAGCTGCAAACCACGAATCTGCTCGTCCTCGAAAGCAAGCATAAGATTGTGGACAAAGAAGGTCGCCGTGAAGTCGACGTATTCGGACCCGGTAAAGGTCTTATCCTGCAAGAGGGCAAGTCGCAGCAGATCACTTGGGAACGCAAAAATGGCATGCTTCGCGCCTATGCCGAGGGTGGCAAAGAAGTGCCGCTGCTGCCGGGCAACACTTGGGTTCAAATCGTACCTGAGGGCACAGCGCTTAAGATGGAGTAA
- a CDS encoding ABC transporter substrate-binding protein, with the protein MNTFQRKISIPVYIVFIILLFGIFGISYSIRGNQVVVKGNEAGAVTESAAHEVKKVVWWHSMSGDNGKVVDRLVTNFNASHKDINVEAVYQGSYYDNLTKLKASIGSKMVPTMVQVYDIGTRFMIDSKAITPIQDLMNQDKYDTSQLDEAILNHYVVGNTLYSMPFNASNPILYYNKNMFKAAGLDPEKPPVLYEELTQAAKKLTKDGVSGVYFGINSWFMEQYVANQGAELLNNGNGRDGLATDWRINSQEGVKTLTWWKGLVDSKVALHSAGKNDESKKMFTEGKVAMIFDTTAALRDLLGSVDGKFEVGTGFFPKPVDVDNGGVVVGGGSNWIMNSKNEAEQRAAWEFIKYLSEADQQAFFHVNTGYFPITKEAYDQQIVKENMKQFPQFKTAIDQHNAAKMNKATQGGILGVYPEARMLTEDAIEQALSGQKSPQDALDSAALEISTKIENYNEVLK; encoded by the coding sequence ATGAATACATTTCAGCGTAAAATTTCGATACCCGTTTACATCGTATTTATTATATTGCTATTTGGCATCTTTGGAATCAGTTATTCGATAAGGGGAAATCAAGTCGTCGTTAAAGGAAATGAGGCAGGAGCTGTAACGGAATCGGCAGCTCATGAGGTTAAGAAAGTAGTCTGGTGGCACTCCATGAGCGGTGATAATGGCAAAGTGGTGGACAGGCTCGTAACCAATTTCAACGCATCTCATAAAGATATCAACGTAGAAGCGGTATATCAGGGTTCCTACTATGATAATCTGACAAAGTTGAAAGCATCCATCGGCTCGAAAATGGTGCCTACGATGGTTCAGGTGTACGACATCGGGACCCGATTTATGATCGATTCGAAGGCGATTACGCCCATCCAAGATTTGATGAATCAAGATAAGTATGACACTTCCCAGCTGGACGAGGCTATTCTTAACCATTATGTAGTGGGAAATACGCTGTATTCGATGCCTTTTAACGCATCCAATCCTATTTTGTATTACAACAAAAACATGTTCAAAGCTGCGGGGCTCGATCCCGAAAAACCGCCTGTTCTATATGAAGAGCTCACACAAGCGGCCAAAAAGCTAACAAAGGACGGCGTAAGTGGAGTATACTTCGGTATTAACAGTTGGTTCATGGAGCAGTATGTAGCCAATCAAGGTGCTGAACTGCTGAATAATGGCAACGGGCGTGATGGATTGGCTACCGATTGGCGGATAAATAGCCAGGAAGGTGTTAAGACGCTCACTTGGTGGAAGGGGCTTGTTGACAGCAAGGTTGCACTTCACTCAGCAGGCAAAAACGATGAATCGAAAAAAATGTTTACCGAGGGAAAAGTCGCGATGATCTTCGACACCACGGCAGCGCTGCGGGATCTACTTGGTTCGGTTGACGGCAAGTTCGAAGTGGGGACAGGCTTCTTCCCCAAGCCAGTCGATGTAGATAATGGCGGTGTTGTGGTAGGCGGCGGGAGCAATTGGATTATGAACAGCAAGAATGAGGCAGAGCAGAGGGCTGCTTGGGAATTCATCAAATATTTGTCCGAAGCTGACCAGCAAGCGTTCTTTCATGTGAACACAGGCTACTTCCCGATTACGAAGGAAGCGTATGATCAGCAGATTGTGAAGGAAAATATGAAACAGTTCCCGCAGTTTAAAACGGCAATTGACCAGCATAACGCTGCGAAAATGAATAAAGCGACGCAAGGCGGCATTCTGGGCGTATATCCAGAGGCCAGAATGCTTACAGAGGATGCGATTGAGCAGGCGTTAAGCGGTCAAAAGTCGCCGCAGGACGCGCTCGACTCAGCTGCCTTGGAAATCAGCACCAAAATCGAGAATTACAATGAGGTTTTGAAATGA
- a CDS encoding helix-turn-helix domain-containing protein: protein MSIFTIKRSMFRNILASFIILILIFSTFNLLIFWLLKSHLRSEMIEQNRLTLQKVAERYQFQMDKVRDALFKQFTDKDVISLNNQVGLKKDSDTLNTRPIVLDIQSVVSDSELYLDNMILLFRSTNLTINKFGSGTTKDLFTDLYTSTLYPLSYWQTQFQRKDNYVLHPAASFGSLPADSPARTLIPYSIKPSLADDMLIAMIDADRLRDAILKEHPALHLTILGPNDDLIYQTNDDSYELPKQLLSAQLAGDEKKQYLVDNGIYYIAYENGDGLRYIMKVTSQDFAAKLVRLDNLMMILLTISIFIALAVAIFFSKRIHKPVRQLLIEKGEIQQALQDQQSLLTNYRYINKLKNINHESVEWPHIQGTEETFTIVLYELRFRSTAFVDIPMSREHISQSIGEHLKQLTDERFPYSHTFQMEHHQFLSVFLGNERERIAAMLEELKQVLDRDRRYCLVTAAVSSVFEHSVQFGHAYRQVKEMAMQARLLEETQIVSEYRSDRSNYVLTLTQEQELTTALKAGKELESLDLFIPWLEELDHKEASVDMFKHLALAVTDKAKKVLEHYKIQSDITWQLKPIMLQLEECCTLEEYKITFQAYFRAVTQIIRDKKEVNDPIIDHVLSVIQDHYAEDLSLDTLADQLNLSTSYLSTYIKEKTGANFMEHLHDRRVRNAQELLHHTDLNIQEIGIQVGYRNISSFNRMFKNRTGSSPGEYRRMNLTNRTS from the coding sequence ATGAGTATTTTTACAATAAAAAGATCCATGTTTCGAAATATACTGGCCAGCTTCATCATCCTGATTCTGATCTTCTCCACCTTTAATCTTCTGATCTTCTGGCTCTTGAAAAGCCACCTCCGCAGCGAGATGATCGAACAGAATCGTCTCACTTTGCAAAAAGTGGCTGAACGTTACCAATTTCAAATGGATAAAGTAAGAGACGCCCTATTTAAACAATTTACGGATAAAGATGTCATTTCTCTGAACAATCAAGTGGGCTTAAAGAAGGATTCCGATACGCTGAATACCCGTCCCATTGTTCTGGATATTCAAAGCGTCGTGAGCGATTCCGAACTTTATTTAGACAATATGATCCTTCTCTTTCGATCCACGAATTTGACCATCAATAAGTTTGGCTCTGGAACAACGAAAGACTTGTTTACTGATCTTTACACCAGCACGCTATACCCGCTCTCTTACTGGCAAACACAGTTTCAACGCAAAGACAATTATGTTCTTCATCCGGCGGCATCGTTTGGGAGCTTACCCGCAGATTCACCAGCGAGAACACTGATTCCGTATTCGATTAAGCCTTCACTTGCTGATGATATGCTGATTGCTATGATTGACGCAGATCGGTTGCGAGACGCCATTCTTAAAGAGCATCCTGCGCTGCATCTAACGATTCTGGGACCAAATGACGATCTCATTTATCAAACGAATGACGATTCCTATGAACTCCCGAAGCAGTTACTGTCAGCCCAATTGGCTGGAGATGAGAAAAAGCAATACCTCGTCGATAACGGGATTTATTATATTGCGTATGAAAATGGCGACGGCCTGCGTTACATCATGAAGGTTACGAGTCAAGACTTCGCTGCCAAGCTCGTTCGCTTGGACAATCTCATGATGATTCTCTTGACCATTTCTATTTTCATCGCTTTAGCTGTCGCTATCTTTTTCAGCAAACGAATTCATAAGCCTGTTCGACAGCTGCTCATCGAAAAAGGTGAGATTCAACAGGCACTGCAGGACCAACAATCCTTGCTAACGAACTATCGTTACATCAATAAGCTGAAGAATATCAATCATGAATCGGTTGAATGGCCTCACATTCAAGGAACCGAGGAAACCTTCACCATCGTACTTTACGAGCTTCGCTTCCGCTCAACCGCTTTCGTAGACATACCAATGAGTCGGGAACACATTTCGCAATCCATTGGTGAGCATCTCAAGCAGCTTACGGATGAGCGTTTTCCTTATTCGCATACCTTTCAGATGGAACATCATCAATTTCTATCTGTCTTCCTGGGCAATGAGAGGGAGCGAATCGCAGCCATGCTGGAAGAGTTGAAGCAGGTTCTGGACCGTGATCGACGCTACTGTTTAGTCACTGCTGCTGTCAGCTCTGTATTCGAACATTCCGTACAGTTCGGACATGCCTACCGACAGGTCAAAGAAATGGCCATGCAGGCCAGGCTGCTGGAAGAAACCCAAATCGTCAGCGAGTATCGCTCGGATCGTTCTAACTACGTCCTGACACTCACGCAAGAGCAGGAACTGACCACAGCCCTCAAGGCAGGGAAGGAACTTGAATCGCTGGATCTCTTCATCCCTTGGTTGGAGGAGCTAGACCACAAGGAAGCGTCCGTGGACATGTTTAAGCATCTGGCTCTTGCTGTAACCGATAAGGCCAAAAAGGTTCTTGAACATTATAAAATCCAGTCTGATATCACCTGGCAGCTTAAGCCGATCATGCTTCAGTTAGAAGAGTGCTGCACACTTGAGGAGTACAAAATAACTTTTCAGGCCTATTTCCGAGCAGTCACCCAAATCATTCGTGATAAAAAAGAGGTCAACGATCCGATCATCGATCATGTACTAAGTGTTATTCAGGATCATTATGCTGAGGATCTTTCACTCGATACGCTGGCTGACCAACTGAATTTAAGCACTTCCTACCTCTCTACGTATATCAAAGAGAAAACCGGAGCCAATTTCATGGAGCATTTGCATGATCGAAGAGTGCGCAACGCGCAGGAATTACTGCACCATACAGACTTGAACATTCAAGAAATTGGCATTCAAGTGGGTTACCGGAATATCTCTTCGTTCAACCGGATGTTTAAAAATCGTACCGGGTCCTCCCCCGGCGAGTATCGAAGAATGAATCTAACGAATCGAACATCGTAA